ACATGCTCCTTGCGGATGATGTTCAGCCCCAGGTTGTGGAAGGTACACACAGTGAGGCCACGCCCTTCGCCACCCTTGAGCAGGGTGCCGACACGCTCTTTCATTTCCCGCGCCGCCTTGTTGGTAAAGGTCATGGCGACGATGTACTGGGCGCGGATGCCGCAGCTCTGGATCAGGTGCGCGATCTTGCGGGTGATCACGCTGGTCTTGCCGGAGCCTGCACCGGCGAGCACCAATAGAGGGCCGCCGACGTAGTTCACGGCTTCTTGCTGCCGGGGATTGAGTCGGGACATACAGAGTTCAGGGAGTCATTGTTCAAAAGGGCGGGCATTTTAACAGGCTGGCAGGATTCTGCTCTGTCAGAACGACAGTGTGACGTACCGCTCGATCTAAATTTGCCGGTTTTGCTACTTTGCCGCAGGATGTCCGGGCTTCTCGTAATTAAAGCTGAGCTAAATGCTTACAGCCAGCGTATTTGATAACCCCTATCATTGGTGATTATCAGGCCGCACGTCATAATGCCCGCCGCCACCGATATTTTGCAGAGTCTAGGGAGCTAGCTTGTCTACGCCTGTCGAACCCTTGCGTTTGCTGCTGCTGGCCGATACGCCTGAGTGGGCAGCGTTGTTGCGCGAGTGCCTGGCGCCGATGGGCGATGGGGCTGTGCTGATCAGCGCACCAAACTGGGAATCCGTAAGTCGTCTGTTCGATGATGACCACAGCGCGGTGCTATTGACCATACCCAGCCTGCAACCCGGGCCTGGCCGGTGCAGTTTGCCGTGCGTGTTGCTGTTGGAGCAGGAACCGCTGGTTTCTCCGCTGGGCGTCAGTGATTGGCTGGTCCGGGATGTTCTGGACGCTGATACCCTACGCCGTTGCCTGCGCCATGTGCGTGAACGCGGCGTGTTGGAAAACACCCTGCAGCGCCTCGCCGAGCAGGACCCGTTGACCGGTATCGCCAACCGCCAGGGCTTCCAGACCCTGCTGACGGCGCGGCTGGCCGAGAATGACGGGCGTGGCGTGGCCCTCGGCCATCTGGACCTCGACAATTTTCGTCACGCCAATGACGCCCTCGGCCACCAGGCCGGCGACCGGCTGATCCTGCAAGTGGTCTCGCGGCTCAAGAGCCAGCTTGAGGCCGGGGACCAACTGGCGCGCCTGGGCAGCGACGAATTCGCCTTGCTGATCGACACCCGCCGTGCACCCCAGCGTGCCGAGTGGATGGCCGAGCGCATCACCGAAGTGATGTCCGAACCCTACTGGGTCGATGGCGAAAGCCTGCTGATCGGCTGTAGCCTGGGGGTGGCGCATGCCCGCGCCCGCGCCGGCGCTGACCCGCTGATGTGGCACGCGCATATCGCCATGCAGCAAGCCAAAAGCACCCAGGGCTGCACCTTTCATATCTTCAACGAGCGCATCAACCGCAACGCACGCAGCCTGGCCGACCTGGAAAGCGAGCTGCGCCGCGCCTTGCGCCGTGATGAGCTGGAGCTGCATTACCAGCCGCGCCTGGACCTGGATGACGGGCATATCGTCGGCCTGGAAGCCCTGGTGCGCTGGCGCCATGGCGAGCGCGGCCTGTTGCCGCCCAGTGAGTTCGTGCCCCTGGCCGAACAGAGTGGCCTGATCGTGCCGCTGGGTTACTGGGTGATTTCCCGGGCCCTGCGCGATATGCAGGACCTGCGCGAGCGCGGCTTGCCGCCGTTGCATATGGCGGTCAATTTGTCGTTCCGTCAGTTCCAGGACAGCCAACTGCTCTCGACACTGAGTCGGCTGATTGCCGAGCGGGGTGTGGAAGCGCAATGGCTGGAGTTCGAACTCACCGAAACCGCCGTGATGCGCCGCAGTGACCTGGTCAAGCAGACCATGGACGCCCTTGGCCGTTTGGGTGTGCGGTTTTCCCTGGATGACTTTGGCACTGGTTTTTCGTCGTTCGTGCACCTCAACAGCCTGCCGATCGCCTTGTTGAAGATCGACAAGAGTTTTGTCGGCGGCATGGAGGAGCGCGAGGAGAACCGCAAACTGGTGCACGCCATGATCAACCTGGCGCACAACCTCAACCTGGAAGTGGTGGCCGAAGGCGTAGAAACGCCTGAGCAACTGGCGCTGTTGCGCTTGTTCGGCTGCGACCAGGCCCAGGGTTACCTGATCAGCAAGCCGTTGCCGTTGCCGGAGTTGGTGGAGTACCTGACGTTCGGCAAAAGCCAGCAGGTGCTATTGGGTTGAACTGCGAACCCGATCAACTGTGGGAGCTGGCTTGCCTGCGATAGCATCACCTCGCAGTGTTTGATGTACCGAGGCGTCTGCAGCGCAGGCAAGCCAGCTCCCACATTGACCGGGTACCTTCTTCAATCCGGCTGGGCAGCCTGCAAATTGCTGTAGGTATGCGGCTCCTGGCGAATCATCCGCTTCATTTTCGCCTCAAACGCCCAAGTCAGGCTGACCGCCGCACAGGCCAGGCCCAGCGCCAAACCCCACCACACACCGGTCGGCCCCCAGCCCAAGGTGAAGGCCATCAGCCAGGCGGATGGGGCACCGATCAGCCAATAACAACCGAGCCCCACCAGAAAAGTGGTCTTGGCATCCTTGAGCCCTCGAATGCAGCCCATGGCGATGGTTTGCACGCCGTCGAACAGTTCGAACCAGGCCGCCACGGCCAGCAGGCTGACCGCCAGCACAATCACATCGTGAAATGCCGGGTCGTTATGGTCGAGGAACAGTCCGATCAAAGGGTCGGAAAACAGCCACAGCACCGCGGCAAAACCCAACATCACCGCTGCACCAAAGCCTATGCCGACGCGCCCAGCCAGGCGCGCCTGCAACAACTGCCCGCCGCCGTAATGCTGGCCGATGCGCATGGTCACCGCGTAGGACATCCCCGCCGGCACCATAAACGCCACCGACACGATTTGCAGTGCGATCTGATGCGCGGCCAATTGCGTGCTGCCCATAGTGCCCATGCACAGCGCCGCGAAGGCAAACAAACCGACTTCCACCGCATAGGTGCCGCCAATCGGCAGGCCCAGGCGCCACAACTCGCGCAAATACTGGGTGTTGAGGCGTAGCAGGCCGGTGCTCAGCGGGTAGGCGGCGTAGGCGCGGTTGCGGTGGATGTACCACATCAGCGCCAGGGCCATGCCATTGGCGACGACGGCCGTCACCAGGCCAATGCCCATCAGGCCGAGTTTCG
The genomic region above belongs to Pseudomonas poae and contains:
- a CDS encoding bifunctional diguanylate cyclase/phosphodiesterase, with product MSTPVEPLRLLLLADTPEWAALLRECLAPMGDGAVLISAPNWESVSRLFDDDHSAVLLTIPSLQPGPGRCSLPCVLLLEQEPLVSPLGVSDWLVRDVLDADTLRRCLRHVRERGVLENTLQRLAEQDPLTGIANRQGFQTLLTARLAENDGRGVALGHLDLDNFRHANDALGHQAGDRLILQVVSRLKSQLEAGDQLARLGSDEFALLIDTRRAPQRAEWMAERITEVMSEPYWVDGESLLIGCSLGVAHARARAGADPLMWHAHIAMQQAKSTQGCTFHIFNERINRNARSLADLESELRRALRRDELELHYQPRLDLDDGHIVGLEALVRWRHGERGLLPPSEFVPLAEQSGLIVPLGYWVISRALRDMQDLRERGLPPLHMAVNLSFRQFQDSQLLSTLSRLIAERGVEAQWLEFELTETAVMRRSDLVKQTMDALGRLGVRFSLDDFGTGFSSFVHLNSLPIALLKIDKSFVGGMEEREENRKLVHAMINLAHNLNLEVVAEGVETPEQLALLRLFGCDQAQGYLISKPLPLPELVEYLTFGKSQQVLLG
- a CDS encoding NorM family multidrug efflux MATE transporter, translated to MIMQHPARTELWAILRLSGPLIASQLAHMLMVLTDTLMMARLSPEALAGGGLGAASYSFVSIFCIGVIAAVGTLVAIRHGAGDIEGATRLTQAGLWLAWLMALVAGLLLWNLKPLLLLFGQTETNVHSAGQFLTILPFALPGFLSFMALRGFTSAIGKAQPVMVISLGGAVANYLLNHALIEGMFGLPKLGLMGIGLVTAVVANGMALALMWYIHRNRAYAAYPLSTGLLRLNTQYLRELWRLGLPIGGTYAVEVGLFAFAALCMGTMGSTQLAAHQIALQIVSVAFMVPAGMSYAVTMRIGQHYGGGQLLQARLAGRVGIGFGAAVMLGFAAVLWLFSDPLIGLFLDHNDPAFHDVIVLAVSLLAVAAWFELFDGVQTIAMGCIRGLKDAKTTFLVGLGCYWLIGAPSAWLMAFTLGWGPTGVWWGLALGLACAAVSLTWAFEAKMKRMIRQEPHTYSNLQAAQPD